DNA sequence from the bacterium genome:
TACTCGGCTAGGACCTTTCTCAAAGAGAATTCGAAGTTGCTCTTCTATGACGCTCAACCCACCGATGCCAGAACCGATTAAAACACCGGTTCGCTCAGCGTTTGCTTCAGTAATCTGCAAACCCGAGTTCTCCAGCGCCATTCGTGAGCCGGCAACCGCCATTTGGATGAAACGGTCCGCTCGACGAGCATCCTTACGATCCATATATAGAGCAGGCTCAAAATCGGGCACTTCCCCCGCGATTTTGCATCCGTAATCAGTTGGATCGATTAAAGTAATCCGGCGAATACCGCATTTACCTGCGAGCATCGCTTCCCAAGATTGTTCAGCGCCAATCCCTAGCGGCGTTATCATACCAACGCCAGTAACAACAACCCGGCGGGCGGGCATCCCTGCCTGCATATACACACCTCGTTACAAACAAGTTAAACACAGCCACTGCTCAGCCGGCATGAGCTGAAGGCGGTAGCTGACAATCGGTTGAATTAGACTCCGGCTTTGTCGCCGTGTGCTTCAATGTACGAAACGACCTGGCCAACTGTCTGGATCTTTTCGACGTCATCGTCGGGTATATCCACTCCAAACTCCTCTTCAATCGCCATTACTAATTCGACGATATCGAGTGAGTCAGCCCCAAGGTCTTCGACAAATGACGCGTTATCGGTTATTTCTTCAGGATTAACATCAAGCTCCTCCTGAATGATCTTTTTTACGCGTTCGAGAATGATTGCATCCATGACCTTCCTCCTTGTGATTGAATGATGCGTCTCTATTATACTGGCTAGAGCCAATCCAAACTGCTTGATTTAAAAATTTAGCGATGAATTAGAAACTCAAGCCACCATCGACTGAGATTACCTGACCTGAGATGAAACTGGATTCATCAGAACATAAAAATAGTACCGCACCAGCGATGTCTTCCGGTGTGCCTAACCTGCCAACGGATGTATTTTGCACAATTTTTTTGCGCATTTCTTCGTTTAGCTCGGCAGTCATGTCGGTTTCGATAAAACCTGGAGCGATTGCATTGCAAGTTATGTTGCGGCTTCCTAGCTCACGGGCTATCGATTTGGTTAGCCCAATTAAACCCGCTTTTGAAGCTGAATAATTCACTTGACCGGCGTTTCCACTAAGACCAACGATGGAAGTGACGTTAACAATGCGGCCATATCGCTGCTTCATCATGACCTTAGCAGCAGCACGCGCGCAGATAAATGCGCCCTTGAGATTAGTATCAAGAACAGAATCCCAATCTTCATCTTTCATTCTAACGAGCAATGAATCGCGGTTTATACCGGCGTTATTCACCAAAATATCCACTCTCGACCATTCTTTCATTACATCGGAGAGTAAATTATCAACCGCTTCGGAATCAGCCACATCAATACCCGCTGCAATCGCTTTTCGCCCCTGCTCTCGCACTTCTTGAGCCACACTGTCGGCATTCTTTTGAGTACGGCTAATGCAAACGACATCTGCGCCCTCTTGTGCGAGTTTGATGGCAACGGCGCGACCGATTCCACGGCCGGCGCCGGTTACTAAAGCTACCTTGCCTTCCAGCTTCATCCTATTATCTCCTCTGCGACGCGCTGCAAGCTCTCAGCGTCATTTACTGCAAACCCCTTCGCCTCTGGCGCAATTCGTTTCAAAAGCCCCGTCAA
Encoded proteins:
- the fabG gene encoding 3-oxoacyl-[acyl-carrier-protein] reductase, coding for MKLEGKVALVTGAGRGIGRAVAIKLAQEGADVVCISRTQKNADSVAQEVREQGRKAIAAGIDVADSEAVDNLLSDVMKEWSRVDILVNNAGINRDSLLVRMKDEDWDSVLDTNLKGAFICARAAAKVMMKQRYGRIVNVTSIVGLSGNAGQVNYSASKAGLIGLTKSIARELGSRNITCNAIAPGFIETDMTAELNEEMRKKIVQNTSVGRLGTPEDIAGAVLFLCSDESSFISGQVISVDGGLSF
- a CDS encoding acyl carrier protein — its product is MDAIILERVKKIIQEELDVNPEEITDNASFVEDLGADSLDIVELVMAIEEEFGVDIPDDDVEKIQTVGQVVSYIEAHGDKAGV